The segment TACCTCCTCAGGCGCTCGAGGTAGCCCGGGAGGCCTTTGTTACCCGCAACTACCCAGCGGGTAAACTGATATTTGAAGCAGGAGATATGGGGGCCGCGCTCTATATTGTGCAAAGCGGCCAGGTTCGTATCTTCCGAACCTACCTGGATGGCCGTGAGCGGATGTTTGCTTACCTGGGTCCTGGGGAAGTGTTTGGGGAGATGAGCCTGCTGGATGACCAGCCCCGCAGCGCCTCGGCGGAAACCACCCTGGACTCGGTGCTCCTGGTCTTATACCAGGATGCCTACTGGAGCCTGGTGCGCAAATGGCCGGAGATCTTGCACAACCTGGCGACCATCCTGGCAAGGCGTTTGCGTGAGGCCGACCTCGAGC is part of the Meiothermus cerbereus DSM 11376 genome and harbors:
- a CDS encoding Crp/Fnr family transcriptional regulator — protein: MLADTQVLAKTPLFQGVPPQALEVAREAFVTRNYPAGKLIFEAGDMGAALYIVQSGQVRIFRTYLDGRERMFAYLGPGEVFGEMSLLDDQPRSASAETTLDSVLLVLYQDAYWSLVRKWPEILHNLATILARRLREADLELEVLSFEEARGRVAYALTKLRKQRYGDGLKMKLTHQELAQLSGTSRETVTRVLHTLREEELVKVGSGYVEILDPAGLEEVLFGLR